One Azoarcus sp. DN11 DNA segment encodes these proteins:
- a CDS encoding M24 family metallopeptidase, with the protein MTNLVTGIQSISEMKDLLRIENGEKVKHTFSEQEFHNRQAKLRAYMAANDIDAVLFTSMHNINYYSDFLYCSFGRPYGLVVTQEKVVSISANIDGGQPWRRTVGDYNIVYTDWRRDNYFRAIQQEIANKGRVGVEYDHIPVERLEKLKAALPAVTLTDIGAPTMRMRMVKSAEEIALIKHGAQVCDVGGSALAAAVHEGVAEHEVALASTQAMIREIAKRFPDSELMDTWTWFQSGINTDGAHNPVTTRKVQKGDILSLNCFSMISGYYTALERTMFFDHCDDASLKLWEVNVKVHEAGLKLVKPGIRCCDVAARLNEIFAEQGLLQYRTFGYGHSFGVLSHYYGREAGLEFREDIETVLEPGMVVSIEPMIMLPEGMPGAGGYREHDILVVTENGAENITGFKYGPEHNIIRR; encoded by the coding sequence ATGACGAATCTGGTTACCGGCATTCAGTCGATCTCGGAGATGAAGGATCTGCTGCGCATCGAGAACGGCGAAAAGGTGAAGCACACGTTCTCGGAGCAGGAATTCCACAACCGCCAGGCGAAGCTGCGCGCCTACATGGCGGCCAACGACATCGACGCCGTGCTGTTCACGTCGATGCACAACATCAACTACTACAGTGACTTCCTGTACTGCTCGTTCGGCCGCCCCTATGGCCTGGTCGTGACGCAGGAGAAGGTCGTCTCCATCAGCGCCAACATCGACGGCGGCCAGCCGTGGCGCCGCACCGTGGGCGACTACAACATCGTCTACACCGACTGGCGCCGTGACAACTACTTCCGCGCGATCCAGCAGGAAATCGCCAACAAGGGCCGTGTCGGCGTCGAATATGACCACATCCCGGTCGAGCGCCTGGAAAAGCTGAAGGCCGCGCTGCCGGCCGTCACGCTGACCGACATCGGCGCGCCGACGATGCGCATGCGCATGGTGAAGTCGGCCGAGGAAATCGCGCTGATCAAGCACGGCGCACAGGTGTGCGACGTCGGCGGTTCGGCGTTGGCTGCGGCCGTGCATGAAGGCGTGGCCGAGCACGAAGTCGCGCTCGCCTCGACCCAGGCGATGATCCGCGAGATCGCCAAGCGCTTCCCCGACTCGGAGCTGATGGACACCTGGACCTGGTTCCAGTCCGGCATCAACACCGACGGCGCGCACAACCCGGTGACCACGCGCAAGGTGCAGAAGGGCGACATCCTGTCGCTGAACTGCTTCTCGATGATCTCCGGCTACTATACGGCGCTCGAGCGCACGATGTTCTTCGATCACTGCGACGACGCCTCGCTCAAGCTGTGGGAGGTCAACGTCAAGGTGCACGAGGCCGGCCTCAAGCTGGTGAAGCCGGGCATCCGCTGCTGCGACGTCGCCGCCCGGTTGAACGAGATCTTCGCCGAGCAAGGCCTGCTGCAGTACCGCACCTTCGGCTACGGCCACTCCTTCGGGGTGCTGTCGCACTACTACGGCCGCGAGGCCGGCCTCGAATTCCGCGAGGACATCGAGACGGTGCTGGAACCGGGCATGGTCGTGTCGATCGAGCCGATGATCATGCTGCCCGAAGGCATGCCCGGCGCCGGCGGCTACCGCGAGCATGACATCCTCGTCGTGACCGAGAACGGCGCCGAGAACATCACCGGCTTCAAGTACGGGCCGGAGCACAACATCATCCGCCGCTAA
- a CDS encoding spermidine/putrescine ABC transporter substrate-binding protein: MKEEDKSLQSPFRRRFLQGSTALAAGSALPLSLTAANSWAQSSGGQPRTLTMLAWYGHAEPDIVVEFEAKYNVKVKPKYYTGGDNMLALISQSPAGTYDLILSDAEYVPQLRKAGYLERLDAKDYAFDDYFPEFQKFPGHWDGNDLYAVMVRFGFLGVAYNTEAVPESKARSFKVYWDPAYKGKVGHFDWYLPNMGEISLYAGHKAPYKLEKDQFAKLKAVMKSLRPQVAGFFDYGGTFSGLKNGQLQLVCGIGDWITGTLARSGAKVSSVVPDEGGLQWTESLSIGKGSRNRDLANAFIQYITSAQGQVKSAKMAAYPALIPNRKGWELLGQSDAAEARRQGMVLQGHNVMDDIRSGKITFRQLPVQQSIEDWNDFWSEYKEKA; encoded by the coding sequence ATGAAAGAGGAAGACAAGTCTCTGCAGTCGCCGTTCCGCCGCCGCTTTCTCCAGGGCAGCACTGCACTGGCTGCGGGCAGTGCACTGCCGCTGTCGCTGACGGCCGCAAACAGCTGGGCGCAGTCGTCGGGCGGGCAGCCGCGCACGCTGACGATGCTGGCGTGGTACGGCCACGCCGAGCCGGACATCGTTGTCGAGTTCGAGGCGAAGTACAACGTCAAGGTGAAGCCAAAGTACTACACCGGCGGTGACAACATGCTGGCGCTGATCTCGCAGTCACCGGCCGGCACCTATGACCTGATCCTGTCCGACGCGGAGTACGTGCCGCAGCTGCGCAAGGCGGGCTACCTCGAGCGCCTCGACGCGAAGGACTACGCGTTCGACGACTATTTCCCCGAGTTCCAGAAGTTCCCGGGGCACTGGGACGGCAACGACCTCTACGCGGTGATGGTCCGCTTCGGCTTCCTCGGCGTCGCGTACAACACCGAGGCGGTTCCCGAGAGCAAGGCGCGCTCGTTCAAGGTGTATTGGGATCCGGCGTACAAGGGCAAGGTCGGGCACTTCGACTGGTATCTGCCGAACATGGGGGAGATCAGCCTGTATGCCGGCCACAAGGCGCCCTACAAGCTGGAAAAGGATCAGTTCGCGAAGCTCAAGGCCGTCATGAAGTCCCTGCGTCCGCAGGTGGCGGGCTTCTTCGACTACGGCGGCACCTTCAGCGGCCTGAAGAACGGGCAGCTGCAACTCGTGTGCGGCATCGGCGACTGGATCACCGGCACGCTGGCGCGCTCGGGCGCCAAGGTGAGCTCGGTCGTGCCGGATGAGGGCGGCCTGCAATGGACCGAGTCGCTGTCGATCGGCAAGGGGTCGCGCAACCGTGATCTCGCCAACGCCTTCATCCAGTACATCACGTCGGCGCAGGGCCAAGTGAAGTCCGCGAAGATGGCCGCCTATCCGGCACTCATCCCGAACCGCAAGGGTTGGGAATTGCTGGGGCAGAGCGACGCGGCCGAGGCGCGCCGCCAGGGCATGGTGCTGCAAGGGCACAACGTGATGGACGACATCCGCTCTGGGAAGATCACGTTCCGTCAGCTGCCCGTGCAGCAGAGCATCGAGGACTGGAACGACTTCTGGTCCGAGTACAAGGAAAAGGCCTGA
- a CDS encoding hydantoinase/oxoprolinase family protein yields MARIGVDVGGTFTDLVLEVEGEDQGKHRVYVHKVPSTPWDQSEGVLGGILEICRIGGIYPSDVRLIVHGTTVATNITIEHNGAEVGMLTTRGFRDILHIGRHKRPENFSLQFDVPWQSRPLVKRRNRIAISERIMPPHGEVIQVLAEDEVRAAAELFKARGIRSVIVCFLYSFLNDAHERRAKEIIQEVLPDAYVSCSSEVANVIREYERFSTTAMNAYVGPKTSLYLKNLEHKLVDAGIKAHLRIMQSNGGVSTVEKCSKEAVTILMSGLAGGVMGGRWAGALSEEKNVITVDIGGTSADFSTIPDGKVKIMNPRDTYVGAYPILAPMIDLATMGAGGGSIAYIDEGGAFRVGPRSAGADPGPACYGKGGTEPTVTDAQVVLGRLDPDHFLGGGIEIDAGLAREAIRTKVAEPLGLTVEEAALGIIRILNSNMSLAIRANSVAKGYDPRKFALAPFGGAGPLNGVALAEAVSAREVIVPPAPGITAAIGLLVTDMQYEFTRSVPTLLKDVEQPALDRLNRVIDELTALCRERLDDDGVPADNQHFVRIAECRYHGQGFELRADIPNGRIDGEKLAAVKANFQAQHRRDYGWAFDDVDVEIVTIRIIGIARTRPLAWPELENAAGSGPEAALMYERPTIFDDRKTYATPRYDRKKLKAGHELSGPAIIVQHDSTTLVPPGYVARVSAKGNIHINAQRV; encoded by the coding sequence ATGGCAAGAATCGGAGTAGACGTCGGAGGCACCTTTACGGATCTGGTGCTTGAGGTCGAAGGGGAGGACCAAGGCAAGCATCGGGTCTACGTGCATAAGGTGCCGAGCACTCCATGGGATCAGTCGGAAGGGGTGCTGGGCGGCATCCTGGAGATTTGCCGCATCGGCGGAATTTATCCCAGCGATGTGCGCCTGATCGTGCACGGCACGACGGTCGCGACCAATATCACGATCGAGCACAATGGCGCCGAGGTCGGGATGCTCACGACGCGGGGCTTCCGCGACATCCTGCACATCGGCCGGCACAAGCGTCCGGAGAATTTCTCCCTGCAGTTCGACGTGCCGTGGCAGTCGCGCCCGCTGGTGAAGCGGCGCAACCGTATCGCCATTAGCGAGCGCATCATGCCGCCGCACGGCGAGGTGATCCAGGTGCTGGCCGAAGACGAAGTGCGCGCCGCCGCCGAACTCTTCAAGGCGCGCGGCATCCGCTCCGTGATCGTGTGTTTCCTCTATTCGTTCCTGAACGATGCGCACGAACGCCGCGCGAAGGAGATCATTCAGGAGGTGCTGCCCGATGCCTACGTCTCGTGCTCCTCGGAGGTCGCGAACGTCATCCGCGAGTACGAGCGCTTCTCGACGACGGCGATGAACGCCTACGTCGGCCCCAAGACATCCCTCTACCTGAAGAATCTCGAGCATAAACTCGTCGATGCAGGGATCAAGGCGCACCTGCGCATCATGCAGTCGAACGGCGGCGTGTCGACGGTCGAGAAGTGCTCGAAGGAGGCCGTCACGATCCTGATGTCGGGGCTTGCCGGCGGCGTGATGGGCGGCCGCTGGGCCGGCGCGCTGTCGGAGGAGAAGAACGTCATCACCGTCGACATCGGCGGCACGTCGGCGGACTTCAGCACGATCCCCGACGGCAAGGTGAAGATCATGAACCCGCGCGACACCTACGTCGGCGCGTATCCGATCCTCGCGCCGATGATCGACCTCGCGACGATGGGGGCGGGCGGGGGCTCGATCGCCTACATCGACGAAGGCGGCGCCTTCCGCGTCGGGCCGCGTTCGGCCGGCGCCGATCCGGGACCGGCATGTTACGGCAAGGGCGGCACGGAGCCGACCGTCACCGACGCACAAGTCGTGCTGGGGCGTCTCGACCCCGACCATTTCCTCGGCGGCGGCATCGAGATCGACGCCGGGCTCGCGCGCGAAGCGATCCGCACGAAGGTCGCAGAGCCGCTCGGGCTCACGGTCGAAGAGGCCGCGCTCGGCATCATCCGTATCCTCAACTCCAACATGTCGCTCGCGATCCGCGCGAATTCGGTCGCCAAGGGCTACGACCCGCGCAAGTTCGCGCTCGCCCCGTTCGGCGGTGCGGGGCCGCTCAACGGCGTTGCGCTCGCCGAAGCGGTGTCGGCGCGCGAAGTGATCGTGCCGCCCGCGCCGGGAATCACCGCGGCGATCGGGCTGCTCGTCACCGACATGCAGTACGAGTTCACGCGCTCGGTGCCGACGCTGCTCAAGGACGTCGAACAGCCCGCGCTCGACAGGCTCAACCGCGTGATCGACGAGCTCACGGCGCTGTGCCGCGAGCGGCTCGACGACGATGGCGTGCCGGCTGACAACCAGCACTTCGTGCGCATCGCCGAATGCCGCTACCACGGACAGGGCTTCGAACTGCGCGCGGACATCCCCAACGGCCGGATCGACGGCGAGAAGCTCGCCGCGGTCAAGGCGAACTTCCAGGCACAGCACCGGCGGGACTACGGCTGGGCGTTCGACGACGTCGATGTCGAGATCGTGACGATCCGCATCATCGGCATCGCCCGCACCCGGCCGCTCGCGTGGCCCGAACTGGAGAATGCCGCCGGCAGCGGGCCCGAAGCGGCGCTGATGTACGAGCGGCCGACGATCTTCGATGACCGGAAGACCTACGCGACACCGCGCTATGACAGGAAGAAGCTGAAGGCCGGGCACGAGCTGTCCGGCCCCGCGATCATCGTCCAGCACGACTCGACGACGCTGGTTCCGCCGGGCTACGTCGCGCGGGTTTCGGCCAAGGGCAACATCCATATCAATGCGCAGCGCGTCTAA
- a CDS encoding ABC transporter permease: MLKTGRWFGWAYTGYTFLFILAPIAASLVFSFNADRFPSLPLKGFTTDWYGGTFTDPLVIEAFQRSVMVSIPVALLSTILGFCAAYCDFRFEFRGKSLFGLLMLLPPTIPAVIMGLGMLSYLSRINLAGEVWAVLISHVVIALPFAMAMIRLRLAQMDSALEEASWNLRASPAQTLWHVVLPFCKQSLVAAFLITAAVSFDEFAVAWFVSGLNETVPVRVLVFLQGQVSPVINAIGTAVFTSSILLVAIGMGFSGMGKAKRAAADSPVQPAGGALVTNNGLSL; the protein is encoded by the coding sequence ATGCTGAAAACCGGCCGGTGGTTCGGGTGGGCCTACACGGGCTACACCTTCCTCTTCATCCTGGCGCCGATCGCCGCCAGCCTGGTGTTCTCGTTCAACGCGGACCGCTTCCCGTCGCTGCCGCTGAAGGGATTCACGACGGACTGGTACGGCGGCACCTTCACCGATCCGCTCGTGATCGAGGCCTTCCAGCGCAGCGTGATGGTGTCGATCCCAGTGGCGCTGCTGTCGACGATCCTCGGCTTCTGCGCGGCCTACTGCGATTTCCGCTTCGAGTTCCGCGGCAAGTCGCTGTTCGGCCTGCTGATGCTGCTGCCGCCGACGATTCCCGCCGTCATCATGGGCCTGGGGATGCTGTCCTACCTGTCGCGCATCAACCTCGCCGGCGAAGTGTGGGCCGTGCTGATCAGCCATGTCGTGATCGCGCTGCCGTTCGCGATGGCGATGATCCGGCTGCGTCTCGCGCAGATGGACAGCGCGCTCGAAGAAGCGTCGTGGAACCTGCGCGCCTCGCCGGCGCAGACGCTGTGGCACGTCGTCCTGCCGTTCTGCAAGCAGAGCCTGGTCGCCGCCTTCCTGATCACCGCCGCGGTGTCCTTCGACGAGTTCGCCGTCGCGTGGTTCGTGTCGGGCCTGAACGAGACGGTGCCGGTGCGCGTGCTGGTGTTCCTGCAGGGGCAGGTCAGCCCGGTGATCAACGCGATCGGCACGGCGGTATTCACGTCCTCGATCCTCCTCGTCGCGATCGGCATGGGATTTTCCGGCATGGGCAAGGCGAAACGCGCCGCCGCCGACTCCCCGGTGCAGCCTGCGGGCGGCGCGCTGGTAACCAACAACGGTTTGTCTTTGTGA
- a CDS encoding ABC transporter ATP-binding protein: MTQALVEIDRVSKRFGDYTAVTETSFSIGQGEFLAIMGSSGCGKTTMLRMLAGLEEPSAGEIRLEGCSQKGLPPWRRELPLVWQSLALFPFLSVLDNVGFGLKMRGVAKAERDRRSLAWLHKLELGEFASRNVMQLSGGQRQRVALARALVTEPKVLLLDEPLSALDAHLSVRMQALLRSLQRELGITFVYVTHSQTEAFSMADRVVIMSRGKVEQIGSPQAIYRHPANRFVAEFIGNVTILRGSVADAGDQAIRLNTATGGMTVSRGNFAGAHGAQADFYVNADQIAIGDEARHENHVRARFLSHKFIGNMVTLFLEVPGIDDDLKVILPERTYDCLGVQPGDSVVASWPAAAAHFFGGTA; encoded by the coding sequence ATGACTCAAGCACTGGTAGAGATCGATCGCGTATCGAAGAGATTCGGCGACTACACGGCGGTCACCGAGACCTCGTTCAGCATCGGGCAGGGCGAGTTCCTGGCGATCATGGGCTCGAGCGGCTGCGGCAAGACGACCATGCTGCGCATGCTGGCGGGGCTCGAGGAGCCTTCGGCGGGCGAGATCCGCCTCGAGGGGTGCTCGCAGAAGGGCTTGCCGCCGTGGCGGCGCGAGTTGCCGCTGGTGTGGCAGAGCCTCGCGCTGTTCCCCTTCCTGAGCGTGCTCGACAACGTCGGCTTCGGCCTCAAGATGCGCGGCGTCGCGAAGGCCGAGCGCGACCGGCGTTCGCTCGCGTGGCTGCACAAGCTCGAGCTCGGCGAGTTCGCGAGCCGCAACGTGATGCAGCTCTCGGGCGGCCAGCGGCAGCGCGTCGCGCTGGCGCGCGCCCTCGTCACCGAGCCCAAGGTGCTGCTGCTCGACGAGCCGCTGAGCGCGCTCGACGCCCACCTCAGCGTGCGCATGCAGGCGCTGCTGCGCTCCCTGCAGCGCGAACTGGGCATCACCTTCGTGTATGTCACGCACAGCCAGACCGAAGCCTTCTCGATGGCCGACCGGGTCGTGATCATGAGCCGCGGCAAGGTGGAGCAGATCGGCTCGCCGCAGGCGATCTACCGCCATCCCGCGAACCGTTTCGTTGCCGAGTTCATCGGCAACGTCACGATCCTGCGCGGGAGCGTCGCCGACGCCGGCGATCAGGCCATCCGCCTCAACACCGCCACGGGCGGGATGACGGTGTCGCGCGGCAATTTTGCCGGGGCGCACGGCGCGCAGGCGGACTTCTACGTCAATGCCGACCAGATCGCGATCGGCGACGAGGCCCGGCACGAGAACCATGTCCGCGCGCGTTTCCTGAGCCACAAGTTCATCGGGAACATGGTCACGCTGTTCCTCGAGGTGCCCGGAATCGACGACGACCTCAAGGTGATCCTGCCCGAACGCACCTACGACTGCCTCGGCGTGCAGCCCGGCGACTCGGTCGTGGCGTCCTGGCCGGCGGCTGCGGCGCATTTTTTCGGCGGCACCGCCTGA
- a CDS encoding DoxX family protein, with the protein MTQVQDRQAAGLLIGRSLLGLIFLISGIGKIGRFAAVAGYMASKGLPMSELLLTGTIALEVLGGLSLILGWKARFAAGAFILFLIPTTLIFHPYWSADAASYSNQLNHFLKNLAIMGGMFYVALLGPGKLSLGREDESRTESDTLQSKSA; encoded by the coding sequence ATGACACAAGTACAGGACAGGCAAGCAGCAGGACTTCTGATCGGGCGAAGCCTGCTGGGCCTCATCTTCCTCATTTCGGGCATCGGCAAGATCGGGCGATTCGCCGCCGTCGCGGGCTATATGGCCTCGAAGGGACTTCCCATGAGCGAACTGCTCCTCACCGGAACGATTGCCCTCGAAGTGCTGGGCGGCTTGTCCCTCATCCTCGGCTGGAAAGCGCGCTTCGCGGCGGGCGCCTTCATCCTCTTCCTGATTCCGACCACCCTGATCTTTCACCCGTACTGGAGTGCCGATGCCGCCAGCTATTCGAACCAGCTGAATCATTTTCTGAAGAATCTGGCGATCATGGGCGGCATGTTCTACGTTGCCCTGCTGGGCCCCGGAAAGCTCAGCCTGGGCCGTGAGGATGAGAGCCGGACCGAGTCCGACACCCTCCAATCGAAGTCGGCCTGA
- a CDS encoding ABC transporter permease, with protein sequence MSNTSRRRWPLLLPPLLWQLTFFLLPLLFLFVISFWSVVNFRLEPDMTLKNWDFMLSRSSFWSAYGHTWALALGAAVVTTGCSFPAACSLAFTVSERTRRLALMFLVVPFFTSYLVRVYSWQAFLADNGIVNALLAVFGIDGLPMLNSNFGSLVGYVTLALPLVTLVQTMGLAQIDRNLIEAAHNLRAGPVRTLFEVIMPLAKPSLVVGALFAFILAFGDFVAPTYLGGGAPPTLSNLIIDTTKSGQQWPRAAVVAIVMILTLVLTSLAAVRLAYGRRK encoded by the coding sequence ATGTCGAACACCAGCCGTCGGCGGTGGCCGCTGCTGCTGCCTCCCCTGCTGTGGCAGTTGACGTTCTTCCTGCTGCCGCTGCTTTTCCTCTTCGTCATTTCGTTCTGGAGCGTCGTGAATTTCCGGCTGGAACCGGACATGACCCTGAAGAACTGGGACTTCATGCTGAGCCGCAGCTCCTTCTGGTCGGCCTACGGCCATACCTGGGCGCTGGCGCTCGGCGCGGCGGTCGTCACGACCGGCTGTTCCTTTCCCGCTGCCTGCAGCCTGGCGTTCACGGTGTCGGAGCGCACGCGCAGGCTCGCGCTGATGTTCCTGGTGGTGCCGTTCTTCACCAGCTACCTCGTGCGCGTGTACTCGTGGCAGGCCTTTCTCGCCGACAACGGCATCGTCAATGCGCTGCTTGCGGTCTTCGGCATCGACGGGTTGCCGATGCTGAACTCCAACTTCGGTTCGCTCGTCGGCTACGTCACGTTGGCGCTGCCGCTCGTGACGCTGGTGCAGACGATGGGCCTGGCGCAGATCGACCGCAACCTGATCGAGGCCGCGCACAACCTGCGCGCCGGGCCGGTGCGCACGCTGTTCGAGGTGATCATGCCGCTGGCAAAACCCTCGCTCGTCGTCGGCGCGCTGTTCGCCTTCATCCTCGCCTTCGGCGATTTCGTCGCGCCGACCTACCTCGGCGGCGGTGCGCCGCCGACGCTGAGCAACCTGATCATCGACACGACCAAATCCGGCCAGCAGTGGCCGCGCGCGGCGGTCGTCGCGATCGTGATGATCCTGACCCTCGTCCTCACCTCCCTCGCGGCGGTGCGGCTTGCCTACGGGAGGCGCAAATGA
- a CDS encoding LysR family transcriptional regulator, giving the protein MSIDRFEAMRVFCRIVEMGSFSRAARHLSMSNSSATNHLTNLEGHLGVRLLNRTTRKLSLTDEGRACYERGRDLLDGLGELEEGLRGAKVVPRGVLRVDVPTAIGRMYVAPALPRFAELYPEVTVRMTLGDQVLAPEEAGVDVSIRIGDLKDSARVARTLHQTHYVCCASPEFLARYGTPAVPQDLARYPQIGFLQPTSRQPVPWFFRKGDTAFEQMPEARIWINHAESLIDAAISGGGVVQLFSLSLQRHFASGVLVPILADWSAPGPPISVLYPPSRYQPAKISAFVKFVSELFDDQLDEG; this is encoded by the coding sequence ATGTCCATCGATCGTTTTGAGGCAATGCGCGTCTTCTGCCGTATCGTCGAAATGGGCAGCTTCAGTCGCGCTGCCCGGCATCTCAGCATGTCGAATTCTTCGGCGACCAACCACCTCACGAACCTGGAAGGACACCTCGGCGTCCGGCTGCTCAACCGGACGACGCGCAAGCTTTCCCTGACCGACGAGGGCCGAGCCTGTTACGAGCGGGGCCGCGACTTGCTGGATGGACTCGGCGAATTGGAGGAGGGCTTGCGGGGGGCGAAAGTCGTGCCCCGGGGGGTACTCCGGGTGGACGTGCCGACCGCCATCGGGCGCATGTATGTTGCCCCGGCGCTGCCTCGTTTCGCTGAGCTTTATCCCGAGGTGACCGTCAGGATGACGCTCGGTGACCAGGTTCTCGCGCCAGAAGAAGCGGGCGTGGATGTTTCCATCCGCATCGGGGACCTTAAGGATTCGGCGCGCGTGGCAAGGACGCTTCATCAGACGCACTACGTCTGCTGCGCGTCGCCTGAGTTCCTCGCCCGGTACGGTACGCCGGCGGTGCCGCAGGATCTGGCAAGGTATCCGCAGATCGGTTTCCTGCAGCCGACCTCGAGGCAACCCGTTCCCTGGTTCTTCAGAAAAGGCGATACCGCATTCGAGCAAATGCCGGAAGCCCGCATCTGGATCAATCACGCCGAATCGTTGATCGACGCGGCGATATCCGGCGGCGGCGTGGTCCAGCTTTTTTCGCTTTCGCTGCAGCGCCATTTCGCGAGTGGGGTCCTCGTGCCGATCCTGGCGGACTGGTCGGCGCCGGGTCCGCCGATATCGGTCCTCTATCCACCAAGCCGCTACCAGCCCGCGAAGATCAGCGCGTTCGTAAAGTTCGTGAGCGAGCTGTTTGATGATCAGCTCGACGAAGGGTAG
- a CDS encoding isochorismatase family protein translates to MESPLNEMLKQAFAQATKLYQERGFQRRVGFGKKPALINVDLANAWTRPGNPFTCEKIDDEIIPGVQRLLKACRENNHPVIHVTTCYQVTDRNNPNTDMGLWHNKIPVDVVNQADENIWAIDSRIAPIAGEQVLVKKRASSFHGTYLAGFLRAAGVDTILVTGVTASACVRTTLCDGLAEGFRTIAVRECIGDRVPGAVEWNLFDIDAKFADVESVDRCVDYLYSMKG, encoded by the coding sequence ATGGAAAGCCCGCTCAATGAGATGCTCAAACAAGCCTTCGCACAAGCCACCAAGCTGTACCAGGAGCGCGGCTTCCAGCGCCGCGTGGGCTTTGGCAAGAAGCCGGCGCTGATCAACGTCGACCTCGCCAATGCCTGGACGCGCCCGGGCAACCCCTTCACCTGCGAGAAGATCGACGACGAGATCATCCCCGGCGTGCAGCGCCTGCTGAAGGCGTGCCGCGAGAACAATCATCCGGTGATCCACGTGACGACCTGCTACCAAGTCACCGACCGCAACAATCCGAATACTGACATGGGCCTGTGGCACAACAAGATTCCGGTCGATGTCGTGAATCAGGCAGACGAGAACATCTGGGCGATCGACTCGCGCATCGCGCCGATCGCCGGTGAGCAGGTGCTGGTCAAGAAGCGCGCGAGCTCCTTCCATGGCACCTACCTCGCGGGCTTCCTGCGCGCGGCCGGGGTCGACACCATCCTCGTGACCGGCGTGACCGCATCGGCCTGCGTGCGCACGACGCTGTGCGACGGCTTGGCCGAAGGCTTCCGCACGATCGCCGTGCGCGAGTGCATCGGCGACCGCGTGCCCGGCGCGGTCGAGTGGAACCTGTTCGACATCGACGCCAAGTTCGCCGACGTGGAGTCGGTCGATCGCTGCGTCGACTACCTGTACTCGATGAAGGGCTGA